A region of Maridesulfovibrio sp. DNA encodes the following proteins:
- the pnp gene encoding polyribonucleotide nucleotidyltransferase: MLVPFEPTSVSGHVGNLDITLETGRMANQTNGTVLIKSGGTVVLVTAVGMPADGPRDFFPLTCNYLERTYAAGRIPGGYFRREVGRPSDRETLVSRLMDRPIRPMFPKAYRDEVQVIATVLSADTDTNPDVLAMTGASAALHISDLPFNGPVAAARVGYVNNEFVLYPTYKGVAEQSELNLVFAATRDAVIMVEGSSQFLPENTIAEALEWGHEQMAPMFDLQDALREKVGRPKMEVAEPEKDEEVITIVTENFTDELDKALTIPAKLERKDAKSEVKAKAKALVEEKFPEEPERVKAVGDIMGDLEKKIVRKRIVEKGVRIDGRDLTTVRNLSMEVGSLPMTHGSALFRRGETSALAVCTLGSTRDEQRFETLTGEDSKRFMLHYNFPPYCVGEARFLRAPSRREIGHGTLAERALRPVLPAADSFPFTMRVVSEVMDSNGSSSMASVCGTTLSLMDAGVPISAPVAGIAMGLCKEGEEYYVLTDILGDEDALGDMDFKVAGTEEGVTAIQMDIKISGIPAEVLRSALGQAKEARQIILDDMKKVIAEPRAELSVNAPQMEVLQINPEKIRDLIGPGGKNIKAITAETAADIDIEDSGKVSIFAPTLESLKKTVEMVQYYDQTAELGKNYVGTVKKILEIGAIVEILPGLEGLLHISQIDVERIAEVTDVVQLGQEITVKVVEVQPNGRIRLSRKAWLMEQAGQEVDLEKFKMNGGRPSGGRPSGGRDGGRRDDRRGGRDGGRRDDRRRR; the protein is encoded by the coding sequence ATGTTAGTACCTTTTGAACCTACCTCCGTATCCGGTCATGTCGGAAATCTCGACATTACGCTGGAAACCGGACGCATGGCCAACCAGACCAACGGAACCGTTCTGATCAAATCCGGCGGAACTGTTGTTCTCGTCACAGCCGTAGGCATGCCCGCCGACGGTCCGCGCGACTTTTTTCCGCTGACCTGTAACTACCTTGAAAGAACATACGCTGCGGGACGCATCCCCGGCGGTTACTTCCGCCGCGAAGTAGGTCGTCCTTCCGACCGTGAAACCCTTGTTTCCCGTCTCATGGACCGCCCGATCCGCCCCATGTTCCCCAAAGCTTACCGCGACGAAGTTCAGGTTATCGCAACCGTTCTTTCCGCTGATACCGATACCAACCCCGATGTTCTGGCTATGACCGGTGCATCCGCTGCCCTGCATATTTCCGACCTGCCCTTCAACGGTCCTGTTGCTGCTGCACGCGTCGGTTACGTTAATAACGAATTCGTTCTCTACCCCACCTACAAAGGTGTCGCCGAGCAGAGCGAGCTCAACCTCGTATTCGCAGCTACCCGCGACGCAGTGATCATGGTAGAAGGCAGCTCCCAGTTCCTGCCCGAAAACACCATTGCCGAAGCACTGGAATGGGGCCATGAACAGATGGCACCGATGTTCGACCTGCAGGACGCTCTGCGTGAGAAAGTCGGCCGCCCGAAAATGGAAGTGGCTGAACCTGAAAAAGACGAAGAAGTTATCACCATCGTTACCGAGAACTTCACCGATGAACTCGACAAGGCCCTGACCATTCCCGCCAAGCTGGAACGTAAGGACGCCAAGTCTGAAGTTAAGGCCAAAGCCAAGGCTCTGGTTGAAGAAAAATTCCCCGAAGAGCCGGAAAGAGTTAAGGCTGTCGGTGATATTATGGGTGACCTTGAAAAGAAAATTGTGCGTAAACGCATTGTTGAAAAAGGCGTTCGTATTGATGGTCGTGACCTGACCACCGTACGTAACCTTTCCATGGAAGTGGGCAGCCTGCCTATGACCCACGGCTCCGCCCTGTTCCGCCGCGGTGAGACTTCCGCTCTCGCTGTCTGCACACTGGGCTCCACCCGTGATGAGCAGCGTTTTGAGACCCTCACTGGTGAAGACAGCAAACGTTTCATGCTGCACTACAACTTCCCCCCGTACTGCGTGGGTGAAGCTCGTTTCCTGCGCGCACCTTCCCGTCGTGAAATCGGCCACGGAACTCTGGCTGAACGAGCTCTGCGCCCGGTTCTGCCCGCAGCAGATTCATTTCCTTTCACCATGCGCGTAGTTTCCGAGGTAATGGACTCCAACGGTTCTTCCTCCATGGCTTCCGTATGCGGCACAACCTTGTCTCTCATGGACGCAGGTGTACCCATCAGCGCACCTGTTGCAGGTATCGCCATGGGTCTGTGCAAAGAAGGCGAAGAGTACTACGTTCTTACCGATATCCTCGGTGACGAAGATGCTCTCGGAGATATGGACTTCAAGGTTGCCGGTACTGAAGAAGGCGTTACCGCCATTCAGATGGACATCAAAATCAGCGGCATTCCCGCAGAAGTCCTGCGCAGCGCACTGGGTCAGGCCAAAGAAGCCCGTCAGATCATCCTTGATGATATGAAAAAGGTGATTGCAGAACCCAGAGCCGAACTTTCCGTTAACGCTCCCCAGATGGAAGTACTGCAGATCAACCCCGAAAAGATCCGCGATCTCATCGGACCCGGCGGTAAAAACATCAAAGCAATTACTGCTGAAACCGCAGCCGACATCGACATCGAAGATTCCGGTAAGGTTTCCATCTTCGCTCCCACTCTGGAATCCCTCAAGAAAACTGTGGAAATGGTTCAATACTACGACCAGACCGCAGAACTGGGTAAAAACTACGTGGGTACCGTTAAAAAGATCCTCGAAATCGGTGCGATTGTTGAAATTCTGCCCGGTCTCGAAGGTCTGCTGCACATTTCCCAGATCGACGTTGAACGCATCGCTGAAGTTACCGATGTTGTACAGCTCGGTCAGGAAATCACCGTCAAGGTTGTTGAAGTACAGCCCAACGGACGTATCCGTCTTTCCCGTAAGGCATGGCTCATGGAGCAGGCCGGACAGGAAGTCGATCTTGAAAAATTCAAGATGAACGGCGGTCGTCCCAGTGGTGGGCGTCCCAGTGGCGGACGTGACGGTGGTCGCCGTGACGACAGACGCGGTGGACGTGACGGCGGACGTCGTGACGACAGACGCCGCAGATAG
- a CDS encoding phenylacetate--CoA ligase, with translation MGGKYRFIPELTAEELAGKQLEGLKWTVAHTAANSQFYQKQYKEQGVEPGDIKSLEDLQKLPFTTADHLKEGYPLPLLSVPEEDVVRIHGSSGTTGKRKILSYTRKDIETWKNMFARCYELPGLTTLDRVQVCVGYGLWTAGAGFQLGAEHFGAMTLPVGPGMLEIQLQILEDLGTTCLCATGSMALLLGEEAQKAGITERLKLKRCIFGGEAVSPKMRKQFEEALGLEGSYDITGMTELYGPGAGIECNAHEGIHYWGDEYIAEIIDPVTLKPVPDGEVGELVVTTLNKEASPLVRYRTRDLTRILPGECSCGCSMPRHDIISGRSDDMFIFRGVNIYPGQIASVLESFPEASSEYQIYLERREGLDHMSVKVERKVGVSEDNDANLAKAICEEIRKFILVRANVEILKPGLLPRSFAKTKRVFDERG, from the coding sequence ATGGGCGGCAAATATAGATTCATACCGGAACTGACTGCGGAAGAGCTGGCTGGTAAGCAACTTGAAGGATTGAAATGGACCGTTGCGCACACAGCCGCTAACAGCCAGTTTTACCAGAAGCAATATAAAGAACAGGGCGTGGAGCCGGGCGATATCAAGTCCCTTGAAGATTTACAGAAACTTCCTTTCACCACTGCCGACCACCTCAAAGAGGGCTATCCGCTGCCGTTGCTTTCCGTTCCCGAAGAAGATGTTGTGCGCATTCACGGTTCCAGCGGAACCACCGGAAAGCGTAAAATCCTGTCTTATACCCGCAAGGATATCGAGACATGGAAAAACATGTTCGCCCGCTGTTATGAATTACCCGGATTGACCACTCTTGACCGGGTGCAGGTCTGCGTGGGCTACGGTTTGTGGACTGCAGGGGCCGGATTTCAGCTCGGGGCAGAGCATTTCGGGGCTATGACCCTGCCTGTAGGGCCCGGGATGCTTGAGATTCAGCTCCAGATTCTGGAAGATCTGGGAACTACCTGCTTGTGTGCTACCGGGTCAATGGCTTTACTGCTCGGCGAAGAAGCCCAGAAAGCCGGAATTACTGAGCGGCTTAAACTTAAAAGATGTATTTTCGGTGGAGAAGCTGTTTCACCCAAGATGCGCAAGCAGTTTGAAGAGGCTCTCGGGCTGGAAGGCAGTTACGATATTACCGGTATGACCGAACTATATGGTCCCGGCGCAGGTATTGAATGTAACGCCCATGAAGGAATCCATTACTGGGGCGACGAATATATTGCCGAGATTATTGATCCGGTTACGCTTAAACCGGTACCGGATGGTGAAGTTGGTGAATTGGTGGTGACCACCCTGAATAAGGAAGCTTCCCCGCTTGTTCGTTACCGCACCCGTGACCTGACCAGAATTCTTCCCGGCGAGTGCTCATGCGGTTGTTCCATGCCCCGTCATGATATAATTTCCGGTAGAAGTGACGATATGTTCATTTTCCGTGGAGTTAATATTTATCCCGGCCAGATTGCTTCCGTACTGGAATCTTTTCCCGAAGCCAGCTCCGAGTACCAGATTTACCTTGAGCGCCGTGAAGGGCTGGATCACATGTCTGTAAAGGTTGAACGCAAGGTCGGAGTATCTGAAGATAATGACGCTAATCTCGCCAAAGCTATCTGCGAGGAAATCAGGAAATTCATCCTCGTGCGGGCCAATGTGGAAATCCTTAAGCCCGGCCTTCTGCCCAGAAGTTTCGCCAAGACCAAGCGCGTATTTGATGAGCGGGGGTAG
- a CDS encoding prepilin peptidase — translation MHLISINIFHILSAALMGAVLGSFYGCAVFRYINGQTLTNPRRSTCPSCGHTIRWYENIPLFSYLMLRGKCSSCKQKISPLYAVIELVSVAWAVLLMLTFGASAQWLVYMFFGGLMIVASFIDLQTFILPDIITIPGSIAAIPCAALFTPVGWEGALLGAGIGGGLFWSLRLLYRGLKGVEGLGLGDVKIMFMIGALAGPQNLPLVITVSAFTGLLTGLVMMVADKDQEYGSMIPFGPFLALGSMLTILYAEPFWNWYLL, via the coding sequence ATGCATCTGATTTCCATAAATATCTTTCACATTCTGTCTGCGGCCCTCATGGGCGCGGTTCTAGGCAGCTTCTATGGCTGTGCCGTATTCCGCTACATAAATGGACAGACATTGACCAACCCGCGCCGTTCCACCTGTCCGTCCTGCGGCCACACCATCCGCTGGTATGAGAATATTCCCCTGTTCAGCTACCTGATGCTGCGCGGGAAATGTTCATCCTGCAAACAGAAAATCAGTCCCCTGTATGCTGTGATTGAACTGGTTTCCGTTGCATGGGCGGTTCTGCTCATGCTTACCTTCGGAGCTTCGGCACAGTGGCTGGTCTATATGTTTTTCGGTGGATTGATGATTGTGGCTTCGTTCATTGACCTGCAAACCTTTATCCTGCCGGACATCATAACTATTCCCGGCTCAATTGCCGCCATTCCCTGCGCAGCCCTTTTCACCCCTGTAGGTTGGGAAGGAGCACTGCTCGGTGCCGGCATCGGCGGAGGACTGTTCTGGTCCCTGCGGCTGCTCTACCGAGGATTGAAAGGAGTAGAAGGACTAGGGCTTGGTGACGTAAAAATTATGTTTATGATAGGTGCCCTGGCTGGTCCGCAAAACCTGCCACTGGTGATCACGGTTTCGGCTTTCACAGGACTGCTTACCGGGCTGGTCATGATGGTGGCGGATAAGGATCAGGAATATGGGTCAATGATTCCTTTCGGGCCTTTTCTGGCACTAGGGTCAATGCTGACCATTTTATACGCAGAGCCGTTCTGGAATTGGTACTTACTATAA
- the lpxB gene encoding lipid-A-disaccharide synthase — MTEKNNSIWINAGEASGDMHGARLAKELMERDPGLKVMGMGGSAMEKADCDIRYPMQLISLVGLTEVLPKLPRLLKLFGQIGDILKAERPKAIILIDCPDFNFRLVKIARKLDIPVYYYITPQIWAWRQGRAKFLQKNVRKILCILPFEQQFFKDRGVDAQYVGHPLLDLMPLDELDAIDPDPNLVGILPGSRSKEISSLLPEFAAAAERLSKDFPELKFSIARAPGVKEEKLRRFWPDHIPVTINQPENRYRLMRNSNVIMAASGTATLECALIGTPTLVAYKMSALSGYLAKKVLNIKYVSLANIIPDKSILPEYLLENATADNFYKQIRQWIGFPESAQKVRMELQELRKMIGEPGVAARTADTILKDLQKI; from the coding sequence ATGACTGAAAAGAATAACAGTATATGGATAAATGCAGGTGAAGCTTCCGGCGACATGCATGGAGCAAGGCTTGCCAAAGAACTAATGGAACGTGATCCAGGCCTGAAAGTCATGGGCATGGGCGGTTCAGCCATGGAAAAAGCGGACTGTGATATCCGCTATCCAATGCAGTTGATCTCACTGGTGGGGCTGACCGAAGTTTTGCCCAAGCTGCCCCGCCTGCTCAAGTTATTCGGCCAGATCGGAGATATCCTCAAAGCCGAACGTCCCAAAGCGATAATCCTTATTGATTGCCCGGACTTCAACTTCAGGCTGGTCAAAATAGCCCGCAAGCTGGACATCCCGGTATATTATTATATCACCCCGCAAATCTGGGCATGGCGGCAGGGACGGGCAAAATTCCTGCAAAAAAATGTACGCAAAATCCTGTGTATTCTGCCTTTCGAGCAGCAATTCTTCAAGGACCGCGGTGTTGATGCCCAGTACGTGGGCCATCCGCTGCTGGACCTCATGCCCCTAGATGAGCTGGATGCCATTGACCCGGACCCCAATCTGGTCGGAATCCTTCCGGGCAGCCGCAGTAAAGAAATATCATCGTTGCTCCCGGAATTCGCAGCAGCAGCCGAGCGGCTCTCAAAGGATTTCCCGGAACTGAAATTTTCCATTGCCCGCGCACCGGGAGTTAAAGAAGAAAAACTCCGCCGTTTCTGGCCGGATCATATCCCGGTAACCATCAACCAGCCTGAAAACAGATACCGACTCATGCGCAATTCCAATGTAATAATGGCTGCATCGGGAACAGCGACCCTTGAGTGTGCTTTGATCGGCACCCCCACTCTGGTTGCCTACAAAATGTCCGCACTGAGCGGATATCTGGCAAAAAAGGTACTTAACATCAAATACGTCAGCCTTGCCAACATAATCCCTGACAAATCAATCCTGCCGGAATACCTGCTTGAAAACGCCACCGCAGACAACTTTTACAAACAGATCCGGCAATGGATAGGTTTTCCGGAATCAGCGCAAAAGGTAAGAATGGAATTGCAGGAGCTGCGGAAAATGATCGGCGAACCGGGCGTGGCAGCGCGCACCGCTGATACAATTCTAAAGGATCTGCAAAAGATTTAG
- a CDS encoding diguanylate cyclase, with product MRHFCIDFKGNEDLLRLQKKIASHPPDQILIQVFCGTSDQEKITLLLSKLTEFFPGTAIIGASSAGEIINAQVTKHSIVISISLFNHTKVKTSLVDQNDDLKAAGLTMGTALEKSSPKAVIAFGCGLKNGNFLNDLPFLKALSKKLGRIPLAGGQAGGYDEQNSTVYVFTEKGFTTEGFVAASLSGPKLCIYTAYDLGWVPIGKKMTVTHSKNSRLYSIDDKPANEIYRYYLGIESDPSSLYLANNFPLMVTRGNKGDIRTTNPIAAVNRDGSFELMQKLHTGEQVQFSFYDVSLLEESALKLKQYIKASDPGVTFVYTCISRKELFGDDINIDMDALKSCNHSAGFFTFGEYYTTQDQEPNFFQQTMTILALSESDSCNTNIRHKELDNSSRSEKDLKRFQLQKVLSHLVASTTRELKAANQVLAEQANKDGLTGLFNRRLFDTTMLAKIKEHSRAGADISLILIDIDYFKQFNDIYGHVAGDDCLRAVGHAIQEALNRPSDMAFRYGGEEFGCILSFTGQEGALTVAQNIRANVDELAIPHEGSDVNDFLTISIGVLTVNASRNIKPQEVVTACDELLYKAKNGGRNITVGMRIN from the coding sequence ATGAGGCATTTCTGTATTGATTTTAAAGGAAATGAAGACCTTCTGAGGCTTCAGAAGAAAATAGCATCCCACCCTCCTGATCAAATATTGATCCAAGTTTTCTGTGGCACATCTGACCAAGAAAAAATTACATTACTCCTTTCAAAACTTACGGAATTTTTCCCCGGCACAGCCATAATAGGAGCAAGCTCTGCAGGGGAAATAATCAATGCACAGGTAACAAAACACTCCATTGTGATCAGCATTTCACTTTTTAATCACACAAAAGTAAAAACATCCTTAGTTGATCAAAACGATGATCTCAAAGCTGCGGGACTAACCATGGGAACCGCCCTTGAAAAAAGTTCTCCCAAAGCCGTCATTGCTTTCGGCTGTGGACTTAAAAATGGAAATTTCCTGAATGATCTCCCCTTCCTAAAAGCACTGAGCAAAAAACTTGGAAGAATACCACTGGCAGGAGGGCAGGCAGGCGGATATGATGAACAAAACAGCACTGTTTATGTATTCACTGAAAAAGGGTTTACTACAGAAGGTTTTGTTGCGGCATCTCTCTCCGGTCCCAAACTCTGTATTTATACAGCTTATGATCTGGGATGGGTTCCTATCGGGAAAAAGATGACTGTCACCCATTCTAAAAACTCCAGACTTTACAGCATAGACGACAAACCGGCGAACGAGATATATAGATATTATCTTGGAATTGAGTCCGATCCGTCTTCACTATACCTAGCCAACAACTTCCCCCTCATGGTCACACGAGGAAATAAGGGGGACATCCGGACGACAAATCCCATCGCAGCTGTCAATCGGGACGGATCTTTTGAACTCATGCAAAAACTACACACAGGAGAACAGGTCCAGTTCAGTTTTTATGATGTTAGCCTCTTGGAAGAAAGTGCCCTGAAATTGAAACAATATATTAAGGCATCTGACCCTGGAGTTACATTTGTATATACCTGCATATCTAGAAAAGAACTTTTCGGAGATGATATCAACATTGATATGGATGCCTTGAAAAGCTGTAATCATTCTGCAGGTTTTTTCACCTTTGGTGAATACTATACTACGCAGGATCAGGAGCCTAATTTTTTTCAACAGACAATGACGATTCTAGCCCTTTCAGAATCAGACAGCTGTAATACGAATATTCGTCATAAGGAACTGGATAATTCCAGCAGATCAGAAAAGGACTTGAAAAGGTTTCAGTTACAGAAAGTGTTAAGCCATCTTGTTGCAAGCACAACCAGAGAGCTTAAAGCAGCTAATCAAGTGCTGGCGGAACAGGCCAACAAGGACGGCCTTACTGGTCTTTTCAACAGACGCCTGTTTGACACAACTATGCTTGCAAAAATCAAAGAGCACAGTCGTGCCGGGGCTGACATTTCCCTAATCCTTATAGACATTGATTACTTCAAACAATTCAATGACATCTACGGTCATGTTGCAGGAGATGATTGTCTACGAGCCGTGGGGCATGCCATTCAGGAGGCACTCAACCGCCCTTCAGATATGGCATTTAGATATGGTGGAGAGGAATTCGGATGCATCCTGTCATTCACGGGTCAAGAAGGGGCTCTAACTGTTGCGCAAAACATTCGCGCCAACGTTGATGAACTTGCCATCCCGCATGAAGGATCAGATGTAAACGATTTTTTAACCATCAGTATCGGAGTACTTACTGTTAATGCCAGCCGTAACATAAAACCACAGGAAGTGGTAACTGCCTGTGACGAATTGTTGTACAAGGCAAAAAACGGAGGACGGAATATTACAGTTGGAATGAGAATTAACTGA
- a CDS encoding SpoIIE family protein phosphatase, protein MFRSAIGYAEGIDTASVVRQAVRQLKDNLDGDVPAAMMIFASSEFDHSLMLENITASFPDIPLAGGTTLGEFSSGFGLSDDSIILTAFVADSICFASGLATNLNDDPRTAVLDAWQKAVADLGEKPKLCLVFPESGVSNVGHVLRVFSEMSEEENCVLAGGIAASGPGSPQPPVLFHESGSIRKGVVFMLIGGPLSVHSVACRNWKEIGKSGTVTASNGHEIYAIDSRPAVEFYREHLGPEAPPLPEFPLSVRKKGHKNFSIRGVLGINESTGAITLSDDIPVESTLRLTKSKPQFLLEGVYSKFREIPREVIDTSSIALAFSCGARRWMLGTGAHKEIATIKQVLPCNFPLVGFYSSGEIGPVVRDGLPLLHNHTLIAVLLGEENAEAISRPESCCKKCLNDRKPTIEGLQNENEFLARKLTRAEFNLKNMENHRTAGLTLMLNLQAGLRKSEEKYRRVVETCTEGFLLMDKECRIEYVNDAWLKLTGFTRNEVLGTSPEAYTLDGIMGIDPGQFQDLKGQTRETAIIHKKGQHVPVLINSNALTSDSGELMGYFSFTADLTEQKRALLLAGQFQQSLLPSEAPDIPGLELAGRSDPCDEVGGDYFDYICSTEGCCSLVVADVSGHGVDASLLVSSVRTYLRSHPTDKDNLGEMVSSLNAQLAQDVWQTARFVTLFHLLADSRSGELVWVRAGHDPAWVYDPDEDTFQTLEGHGLPLGVLEDTRYKAYRLGVRPKNAIIIIGTDGIWESRNLNDEMFGKERCLEVIRRNATEDAHTIRDRVFEAVQQFSHGVRVDDDMTLVVAKFYEQT, encoded by the coding sequence ATGTTTCGAAGCGCCATCGGCTATGCAGAGGGTATTGATACGGCTTCAGTTGTCAGACAGGCAGTCAGGCAATTGAAAGACAATCTGGACGGAGATGTTCCTGCTGCAATGATGATATTTGCCAGTAGTGAGTTTGACCATTCACTTATGCTGGAAAACATAACCGCATCTTTTCCGGATATTCCGCTGGCCGGCGGGACGACTCTTGGGGAATTCAGTTCCGGTTTCGGACTCAGCGACGATTCAATTATTCTTACGGCTTTTGTTGCCGATTCAATTTGCTTTGCTTCCGGGCTAGCAACCAATTTGAATGATGACCCGAGGACAGCTGTTCTGGACGCATGGCAAAAGGCGGTGGCAGATCTTGGTGAAAAACCGAAGTTATGTTTGGTTTTCCCCGAGTCTGGGGTCAGTAACGTCGGACATGTGTTACGAGTTTTTTCGGAAATGTCCGAGGAGGAAAATTGCGTCCTGGCCGGAGGAATTGCTGCCAGTGGTCCCGGCAGTCCGCAGCCGCCGGTTTTATTTCATGAATCCGGATCTATCAGGAAAGGAGTTGTTTTCATGCTGATCGGCGGTCCTCTCTCTGTGCATAGCGTGGCCTGCCGTAACTGGAAGGAAATAGGAAAATCCGGAACTGTGACTGCTTCCAACGGCCATGAGATTTATGCAATTGATTCACGTCCTGCCGTCGAATTTTATCGGGAACATCTGGGGCCGGAAGCCCCTCCTTTGCCGGAATTTCCTTTGAGTGTCAGGAAAAAGGGACATAAAAATTTTTCAATACGCGGTGTTTTAGGTATCAACGAAAGTACTGGGGCTATTACTCTCAGTGATGACATACCCGTTGAATCCACTTTGAGACTGACCAAATCCAAACCTCAATTTCTGTTGGAAGGGGTCTACAGCAAATTTCGTGAAATTCCGCGTGAAGTAATTGACACGTCTTCAATTGCATTAGCCTTTTCATGCGGAGCACGCCGCTGGATGCTGGGTACCGGAGCCCATAAGGAAATAGCAACCATTAAGCAGGTGTTACCGTGCAATTTTCCTCTGGTTGGTTTTTACAGCTCTGGAGAGATTGGGCCTGTTGTGCGTGATGGTCTTCCCTTGTTGCATAACCATACTTTGATCGCTGTTTTACTTGGTGAAGAGAATGCTGAGGCCATCTCCAGGCCGGAGTCATGCTGCAAGAAATGTTTAAACGATCGTAAACCTACAATTGAAGGGTTGCAAAATGAAAATGAATTTTTAGCCCGCAAGCTTACCCGAGCAGAGTTCAATCTCAAAAATATGGAGAATCACCGTACTGCCGGACTGACTCTGATGTTGAATCTTCAGGCCGGGTTGAGAAAAAGTGAGGAGAAATATCGACGGGTTGTTGAGACCTGCACCGAGGGATTTCTGCTTATGGATAAGGAATGCCGGATTGAGTATGTCAATGATGCATGGTTGAAGCTTACCGGTTTCACAAGGAATGAAGTTCTCGGAACTTCCCCGGAAGCATATACTTTGGACGGGATTATGGGGATCGATCCCGGTCAGTTTCAGGATTTGAAAGGCCAAACGCGTGAAACTGCCATTATTCATAAAAAAGGGCAGCATGTTCCTGTGCTTATCAACTCGAATGCCCTTACAAGCGATTCCGGGGAGTTGATGGGATATTTCTCTTTTACCGCAGACCTTACGGAACAGAAGAGGGCGTTATTGCTTGCCGGTCAATTTCAGCAAAGCCTTCTTCCATCTGAAGCTCCTGACATCCCGGGACTGGAGTTGGCCGGACGTTCCGATCCTTGTGATGAAGTGGGGGGAGACTATTTTGATTACATCTGCTCCACCGAAGGTTGCTGTTCTCTCGTGGTCGCAGATGTGTCGGGACACGGAGTGGACGCATCGCTTCTGGTCAGCTCTGTGCGTACCTATCTGCGCAGTCATCCCACTGATAAGGATAACCTCGGCGAGATGGTCTCCAGCCTGAATGCCCAATTAGCGCAGGATGTCTGGCAGACAGCAAGGTTTGTAACCCTTTTTCATCTTCTGGCGGATTCCCGTTCTGGGGAACTCGTCTGGGTGCGGGCAGGACATGATCCTGCTTGGGTTTATGATCCTGACGAGGATACATTTCAGACTCTTGAAGGACATGGATTGCCTCTTGGTGTACTGGAAGATACCCGCTACAAAGCCTACAGACTTGGGGTGAGACCTAAGAATGCAATTATCATAATCGGTACGGACGGTATCTGGGAATCCCGTAACCTTAACGATGAGATGTTCGGGAAAGAACGCTGTCTGGAAGTAATTCGCCGTAACGCTACCGAGGATGCCCATACCATCAGGGACAGGGTTTTTGAAGCCGTTCAGCAGTTTTCGCACGGTGTGCGCGTTGATGACGATATGACGTTGGTTGTGGCCAAGTTCTACGAGCAGACCTAA
- a CDS encoding TusE/DsrC/DsvC family sulfur relay protein, giving the protein MAIVEFQGKSFDVDEDGFLLKFEDWCPEWVDFCKESEGIKDLNEEHQKVIDFLQDYYKKNGIAPMVRILSKVTGFKLKHIYELFPSGPGKGACKMAGLPKPTGCV; this is encoded by the coding sequence ATGGCAATCGTTGAATTTCAGGGAAAAAGCTTTGACGTAGACGAAGATGGTTTCCTGCTCAAGTTCGAAGACTGGTGCCCCGAGTGGGTTGATTTCTGTAAAGAAAGCGAAGGCATCAAAGATCTGAACGAAGAGCACCAGAAGGTTATCGACTTCTTGCAGGATTACTACAAGAAGAACGGTATCGCACCTATGGTCCGCATCCTTTCCAAGGTTACCGGATTCAAACTCAAGCACATTTATGAGCTGTTCCCCTCCGGACCTGGTAAGGGAGCTTGTAAAATGGCTGGTCTGCCCAAACCTACCGGCTGCGTATAG
- a CDS encoding phosphohydrolase produces the protein MNKINLIKTPDKPTPGYPPMESSLIPPPPVEIDPSWRVPSARQCFAWWDDYRMLDNIKSHSMLVAKVAVQTATLAIESGVNVDIPTIQASALLHDIAKSYCIYHSGNHSQIGAAWAMRLTGNPVIAMGVLHHVFWPFEPEADKYFLPLVISYADKRVMHDTFTTLEKRFNDLKVRYGKTEKIKQRIHKTYEQALGLEDRLGKLIGVDLNACSLDCGRLV, from the coding sequence ATGAATAAAATCAATTTGATAAAAACCCCGGACAAACCTACCCCCGGCTACCCACCCATGGAGTCATCCCTGATTCCGCCCCCGCCGGTGGAAATAGATCCTTCCTGGAGAGTTCCCTCCGCCCGGCAATGCTTCGCGTGGTGGGATGATTACAGGATGCTGGATAACATCAAGTCCCACAGCATGCTTGTTGCCAAGGTGGCAGTTCAGACCGCGACTCTTGCAATTGAATCAGGAGTAAATGTTGACATTCCAACAATTCAGGCTTCTGCCCTGCTGCACGACATAGCCAAAAGCTACTGTATATATCACAGCGGCAACCACAGTCAGATCGGGGCCGCATGGGCCATGCGTCTTACCGGAAACCCGGTGATTGCCATGGGCGTACTGCACCACGTGTTCTGGCCTTTCGAACCGGAGGCTGACAAATATTTCCTTCCGCTGGTCATAAGCTACGCAGACAAACGCGTAATGCATGACACCTTCACTACACTCGAAAAAAGATTCAATGACTTGAAGGTCCGCTACGGCAAGACCGAAAAGATTAAACAAAGAATTCATAAAACTTACGAGCAGGCCCTTGGACTGGAGGACCGTCTCGGCAAACTTATCGGAGTTGATCTGAATGCATGTTCTCTTGATTGCGGGCGGCTGGTCTGA